The Methanothermobacter sp. CaT2 DNA window ATCATGAATGAAAAATAGAAGGAGAAATAAATGAAAATCTGCGATGTTTGCGGTCTTCCGGAGGAACTTTGCGTCTGTGAGGAAATAGCACGCGAAGTTCAGACATTGAAGGTATACACAGTGAGGCGAAGATTCGGTAAAGTGATGACCATCATAGAGGGCATCGATGAACACGATATAGACATAAAGGAGCTCACAAAGATACTCAAGGCAAGATGTGCCTGTGGAGGTACTGCCAAGAAGGGTCAGATAGAACTTCAGGGGGACCATAAGAAGAAGGTCAAGGAAGTTCTAGCGGATATGGGCTTTTCATCAGATACGATAGAGATAAGGTAGGGGTTTACATTGATAACCCCCCGTAACATTTTCAGACATGAACTTATTGGCCTTTCTGTGAGAATAGCCAGGAGTGTTCACAGGGACATTCAGGGAATATCGGGAAGAGTCGTGGATGAAACCAGAAACACCCTTAAAATTGAACTGGAGGATGGCAGGGAGATAACGGTTCCAAAGGGAACAGCCGTCTTCCATTTCAGAACACCAGAGGGTGAAGTGGTTGAGATTGATGGTGGAGCTCTGGTAGCTCGTCCTGAGGAGAGAATAAAGAAGAAATTTAGAAAACCATAGTGGTGATAGAATGGTCGGCATTGATGTTCCAGAACCTAAATCTAAATGTAGTGATCCT harbors:
- the rnp1 gene encoding ribonuclease P protein component 1, which translates into the protein MITPRNIFRHELIGLSVRIARSVHRDIQGISGRVVDETRNTLKIELEDGREITVPKGTAVFHFRTPEGEVVEIDGGALVARPEERIKKKFRKP
- the yciH gene encoding stress response translation initiation inhibitor YciH, which produces MKICDVCGLPEELCVCEEIAREVQTLKVYTVRRRFGKVMTIIEGIDEHDIDIKELTKILKARCACGGTAKKGQIELQGDHKKKVKEVLADMGFSSDTIEIR